Proteins co-encoded in one Erinaceus europaeus chromosome 2, mEriEur2.1, whole genome shotgun sequence genomic window:
- the LOC132532727 gene encoding vomeronasal type-1 receptor 4-like, whose product MSSGHVAVGLVFAFQTFVGSLGNFCLLFHYLSLHFSELRERPTDVILRHLTIANSMVILSKGVTHTMAAFGVTDFLSDLGCKLVFYLHKVGRGVSMGTTCLLSVCQMVTISPWTSRWAQHKDRAAQNIERYTVLTWILSLSLNLVTTLRMSRSSNSENITHRIFLDYCSVTFQHELSSPLITALFSVSDVLSLGLMTWASGSMICMLHRHKQQVQHLHRARVTPRVVPETRATQSILVLVSTFVTCYALSSTCHLCIALSKHPSWLLVNFSALLAASFPTVSPLLLMSWRSRLCGPCHVCVKNTNPQYS is encoded by the coding sequence ATGTCCTCTGGGCATGTGGCAGTGGGACTCGTCTTTGCATTCCAGACCTTCGTGGGGTCTCTGGGGAACTTCTGTCTGCTTTTCCACTACCTCTCCCTCCACTTCTCTGAGCTCAGGGAGAGGCCCACAGACGTGATTCTCAGACACCTGACCATTGCCAACTCCATGGTCATTCTCTCCAAAGGAGTCACACACACCATGGCAGCTTTTGGGGTGACAGACTTCCTCAGTGATTTGGGCTGCAAACTTGTCTTCTATCTTCACAAGGTTGGCAGGGGGGTTTCCATGGGCACCACCTGCCTCTTGAGTGTGTGTCAGATGGTCACCATCAGCCCCTGGACCTCCAGGTGGGCCCAGCACAAAGACAGGGCTGCCCAGAACATTGAGCGCTACACAGTCCTGACCTGGATACTCAGCCTTTCTCTCAATCTTGTAACTACTCTAAGAATGAGCAGGAGTTCAAACAGTGAAAACATCACACACAGAATATTTCTTGATTATTGCTCTGTGACATTTCAACATGAATTGTCAAGCCCACTCATTACAGCTCTGTTCTCAGTTTCTGACGTGCTGTCTCTGGGCCTCATGACCTGGGCCAGTGGCTCCATGATCTGCATGCTCCATAGGCACAAGCAGCAGGTGCAGCACCTTCACAGAGCTCGTGTCACCCCCAGAGTTGTTCCTGAGACCAGGGCCACCCAGAGCATCCTGGTGCTGGTCAGCACCTTTGTCACCTGCTATGCCCTCTCCTCCACCTGTCACCTCTGCATTGCTCTGTCAAAGCATCCCAGCTGGCTGTTGGTGAATTTCTCTGCTCTACTGGCTGCATCTTTCCCCACTGTCAGCCCCTTGCTCCTCATGAGCTGGCGCTCCAGGCTGTGtgggccctgccatgtctgtgtGAAGAACACTAACCCCCAGTATAGTTAG
- the LOC132532728 gene encoding vomeronasal type-1 receptor 4-like — protein MASQHVALGHLFALQTSVGTLGNYFLLFHYVTLSLTGHRVRPTDVILRHLTIANSVVILSKGVTQTTAALGVTDFLSDLGCKLVFYLQRVGRGVSMGTTCLLSVCQMVTISPWTSRWAQRKDRAARNIECYTVLIWILSLSLNLVIVQRIIRSSNKENITNRNFLGCCSAAFQGSLAGPLIVALLSVPDTLSLGLMLWASGSMVSMLHRHKQQVQHLHRARVTPRAAPETRATQSILVLVSTFVTCYALSTTCHLCIALSKHPSWLLLNFSALLAASFPTVSPLLLMSCHTRLCGPCCVCVTNTSPPV, from the coding sequence ATGGCCTCTCAGCACGTAGCATTGGGACACCTCTTTGCTTTGCAGACCTCAGTGGGGACATTGGGGAATTATTTCCTGCTTTTCCACTATGTTACCCTGTCCCTCACAGGACACAGGGTGAGACCCACAGACGTGATTCTCAGACACCTGACCATCGCCAACTCCGTGGTCATTCTCTCCAAAGGAGTCACACAGACCACGGCAGCTTTGGGGGTGACTGACTTCCTCAGTGATTTGGGCTGCAAACTTGTCTTCTACCTTCAGAGGGTGGGCAGGGGGGTTTCCATGGGCACCACCTGCCTCCTGAGTGTATGTCAGATGGTCACCATCAGCCCCTGGACCTCCAGGTGGGCCCAGCGCAAAGACAGGGCTGCCAGGAACATTGAGTGCTACACAGTCCTGATCTGGATACTCAGCTTGTCCCTCAATCTTGTGATTGTTCAGAGAATCATCAGGAGTTCaaacaaagaaaatatcacaAATAGAAATTTTCTTGGTTGTTGTTCTGCTGCATTCCAAGGTAGCTTGGCAGGCCCACTCATTGTAGCTCTGCTCTCAGTCCCTGACACACTGTCTCTGGGCCTCATGCTCTGGGCCAGTGGCTCCATGGTCTCCATGCTCCACAGGCACAAGCAGCAGGTGCAGCACCTTCACAGAGCTCGTGTCACCCCCAGAGCTGCCCCTGAGACCAGGGCCACCCAGAGCATCCTGGTGCTGGTCAGCACCTTTGTCACCTGCTATGCCCTCTCCACCACCTGTCACCTCTGCATTGCTCTGTCAAAGCATCCCAGCTGGCTGTTGTTGAACTTCTCTGCTCTACTGGCTGCATCTTTCCCCACTGTCAGCCCCTTGCTCCTCATGAGCTGTCATACCAGGCTGTGTGGGCCCTGCTGTGTCTGTGTGACAAACACTAGCCCCCCAGTGTAG
- the LOC107523448 gene encoding vomeronasal type-1 receptor 4-like has protein sequence MSQAFLTGRQTAVSRKPALGLLFALQTSVGTLGNYFLLFHYVSLSLAGDRMRPTDVILRHLTIANSTVILSRGVTQTMATLGVRDFLSDLGCKLVFYLHRVGRGISMGTTCLLSVCQMITISPWTSRWAQHKDRAARNIERYIVLIWTLHLSVNYVILASMTSTLRSKNMTQKQDFGYCSATFKGGIVASLYSALFSVPDALTLGLMLWASGSMVSMLHRQKQQVQHLHRARVTPRAAPETRATQRILVLVSTFVTYYVLSSACHLCIALSKNLSWWMLNFSALLAAYFPTVSPFLLMSRAPGCVGPAVSA, from the exons atgtcgcAG GCTTTTCTGACAGGAAGGCAGACAGCTGTCTCCAGGAAGCCAGCACTGGGACTCCTTTTTGCTTTGCAGACCTCAGTGGGGACCCTGGGGAATTACTTCCTGCTTTTCCACTATGTCTCCCTGTCCCTCGCAGGAGACAGGATGAGGCCCACAGACGTGATTCTCAGACACCTGACCATCGCCAACTCCACTGTCATTCTCTCTAGGGGAGTCACACAGACCATGGCAACTTTGGGGGTGAGAGACTTCCTCAGTGATCTGGGCTGCAAACTTGTCTTCTACCTTCACAGGGTGGGCAGGGGGATTTCCATGGGCACAACCTGCCTCCTGAGTGTGTGTCAGATGATCACCATCAGCCCCTGGACCTCCAGGTGGGCCCAGCACAAAGACAGGGCTGCCAGGAACATTGAGCGCTACATAGTTTTGATTTGGACACTGCACCTGTCAGTCAACTATGTTATTTTAGCAAGTATGACTAGTACACTGAGAAGCAAAAACATGACCCAAAAACAGGATTTTGGATATTGTTCTGCCACATTTAAAGGTGGAATCGTAGCTTCACTCTACAGTGCACTGTTCTCAGTCCCTGATGCGCTGACTCTGGGCCTCATGCTCTGGGCCAGTGGCTCCATGGTCTCCATGCTCCACAGGCAAAAGCAGCAGGTGCAGCACCTTCACAGAGCTCGTGTCACCCCCAGAGCTGCCCCTGAGACCAGGGCCACCCAGAGAATCCTGGTGCTGGTCAGCACCTTTGTCACCTACTACGTCCTCTCCTCCGCCTGTCACCTCTGCATTGCTCTGTCAAAGAATCTCAGCTGGTGGATGTTGAACTTCTCTGCTCTATTGGCTGCATATTTCCCCACTGTCAGCCCCTTCCTCCTCATGAGCCGAGCTCCAGGCTGTGTGGGCCCTGCCGTGTCTGCATGA